A part of Anaerotignum faecicola genomic DNA contains:
- a CDS encoding COG1361 S-layer family protein, with protein sequence MNKKWLRRILAMAMVFSLAAGSWVTGYADDGEGNIVISGDGVYEVEAGKTTKIELQVKNKGTGTAENVNLQPRVSSGVAPFRVKMQGNGDLGDMGANAYKKVTLQVTVDGDVQERSYSLPIEYTYSSRGGSARSGSMTIYLKMKGFDLEPGFAFRDMKLSPEDMSPGSSARLSGRLMNTGGQDMYQVELSLDNLTTEGISLTGGFNSKMVSKIPIGGSTAFQFPLVAAADMAAGNYPVAIKLKYRDQFGKNYEKTNQFYVNVGGVAGRKAILEIRNMQEPGGTYGVNQNFTVSFDLKNTGAVAAKDIVVTAEGVDSTAVVPKSASMKNIQSLAPGSSASLSFTFAGTSQSATQNQAIQFTVEYTSGGTAKTTFKQYAGVNISNPSKEGEENTSKPKIIVSNYSCDPLIVMAGQEFDLNLTLMNTHKQKAVKNIKMYLTLAEETSSETQKSGNIFTPVNSSNTFYFDSIRPKGTVNKALRLYVVPEAQPKTYTLTVNFEYEDAKGTEYTATELLGINVKQVTELQIDDFTIPETVEQGMPVTVGFNYYNTGKVTLNNVMIKVEGNVDCQNKNTYVGNMESGSSDYFETTFTPYETGEVPVSIVITYEDPSGETVEQRRDMIMQVTEPAMPDDTENPDASAPMDKKHIAIGLGLLVILAGALAFFVKNQKEPPKSTAESVSSAEDLEDDFEEDDFVEEVTEVIHEDDKEGMSL encoded by the coding sequence ATGAATAAGAAATGGCTGCGACGCATACTGGCAATGGCAATGGTGTTTTCTCTTGCAGCAGGCTCGTGGGTAACGGGCTATGCGGATGACGGGGAAGGGAATATCGTCATCAGTGGTGACGGTGTATATGAAGTAGAGGCAGGAAAAACAACGAAAATCGAATTACAGGTGAAAAACAAAGGAACGGGGACGGCGGAAAATGTGAACCTTCAGCCGAGAGTGTCTTCGGGCGTTGCGCCGTTTCGCGTAAAAATGCAGGGCAACGGCGACCTTGGCGACATGGGCGCAAATGCCTATAAAAAGGTGACATTGCAGGTAACGGTGGATGGGGATGTGCAGGAGCGCAGCTACAGCCTGCCCATCGAATATACCTACAGCAGCCGCGGCGGCAGTGCAAGAAGCGGCTCTATGACGATTTATTTGAAAATGAAGGGCTTTGATTTAGAGCCGGGGTTTGCGTTCCGGGATATGAAGCTTTCCCCTGAGGATATGAGTCCGGGCAGCAGTGCAAGACTGAGCGGACGGCTGATGAATACGGGCGGACAGGATATGTATCAGGTGGAGCTTTCTCTGGATAACCTGACAACCGAAGGCATCAGCCTGACGGGTGGCTTTAACAGCAAGATGGTTTCCAAGATTCCCATTGGCGGCAGCACTGCCTTTCAGTTCCCTCTGGTTGCGGCGGCGGATATGGCGGCAGGGAATTATCCCGTTGCGATTAAGCTGAAATATCGCGACCAGTTCGGTAAAAATTACGAAAAGACGAATCAGTTTTATGTGAATGTCGGCGGTGTGGCAGGCAGAAAGGCGATTCTGGAAATTCGGAACATGCAGGAGCCGGGTGGTACCTACGGCGTGAATCAGAACTTCACGGTTTCCTTTGATCTGAAGAATACAGGTGCGGTTGCGGCGAAGGATATCGTGGTAACAGCGGAGGGCGTGGACAGCACAGCGGTAGTTCCGAAATCCGCAAGCATGAAGAATATTCAGTCCTTGGCTCCGGGAAGCAGCGCAAGTCTGAGCTTTACTTTTGCGGGTACATCACAGTCTGCGACACAGAATCAGGCGATTCAGTTTACGGTGGAATACACTTCCGGCGGTACGGCAAAAACAACCTTCAAGCAGTACGCAGGGGTAAATATCAGCAATCCCAGCAAGGAGGGCGAGGAAAACACCAGTAAGCCGAAAATCATCGTAAGCAATTATAGCTGCGATCCGCTGATTGTGATGGCAGGGCAGGAATTTGATTTGAATTTGACCTTGATGAATACGCATAAGCAAAAGGCGGTCAAGAATATCAAAATGTATTTGACCTTGGCAGAGGAAACATCTTCCGAGACGCAAAAATCGGGGAATATCTTTACCCCTGTGAACAGCAGCAATACCTTCTATTTTGATTCCATTCGCCCGAAGGGAACCGTCAATAAGGCACTGCGGCTGTATGTTGTGCCGGAGGCACAGCCGAAAACCTATACCCTGACGGTCAATTTTGAATATGAGGATGCCAAGGGGACGGAATATACCGCAACAGAGCTTTTGGGTATCAATGTGAAGCAGGTTACAGAGCTGCAGATTGACGATTTTACCATTCCCGAAACAGTGGAGCAGGGGATGCCCGTAACGGTTGGCTTCAACTACTACAACACAGGGAAGGTTACCCTGAACAACGTGATGATTAAGGTGGAAGGAAACGTGGATTGCCAGAATAAGAATACTTACGTTGGCAACATGGAATCCGGCAGCAGTGATTATTTTGAAACGACATTTACGCCTTACGAGACGGGCGAGGTGCCTGTCAGCATTGTGATTACATACGAGGACCCGAGCGGCGAGACAGTCGAACAGCGCAGGGATATGATTATGCAGGTGACAGAGCCTGCAATGCCCGATGATACGGAAAATCCGGATGCAAGTGCGCCCATGGATAAGAAGCATATTGCGATTGGGCTTGGGCTTCTGGTGATTCTGGCAGGGGCATTGGCGTTCTTTGTGAAAAATCAGAAGGAGCCGCCGAAAAGCACAGCTGAAAGCGTGAGCAGTGCAGAGGATTTGGAGGATGATTTCGAGGAGGATGATTTTGTAGAGGAAGTGACAGAGGTAATCCACGAGGATGATAAAGAGGGGATGTCCTTATGA
- a CDS encoding ABC transporter ATP-binding protein yields MSVTENIIRIRNVTKVFQMGSESIHAVDNVSLNIHKEEVCCLFGKSGSGKSTLLNLIAGLEKPTEGRILFHNKHIERMNEDQLADFRRQYVGFVFQSYHLLPTLTALENVTLPLIFKGVSVKERNEQAMEMLEAVGLADRANHKPFEMSGGQQQRVSIARAFVNRPPVVFADEPTGNLDTKTTYEMMDLITGMAQKNHQTLVIVTHDQELAEYADRIVVLQDGKIEKIQKRIREKKENVYE; encoded by the coding sequence ATGTCCGTGACGGAAAACATCATTCGTATCCGAAATGTGACGAAGGTATTTCAGATGGGGAGTGAGTCCATTCATGCGGTGGATAATGTATCGCTGAATATCCATAAGGAGGAGGTCTGCTGTCTGTTCGGGAAATCCGGTTCGGGCAAATCAACACTGCTGAACTTGATTGCAGGGCTGGAAAAGCCGACAGAAGGAAGGATTTTGTTTCACAATAAGCACATCGAACGGATGAATGAGGATCAGCTTGCTGATTTCCGCAGACAGTATGTCGGGTTTGTGTTTCAGTCCTATCATTTACTGCCGACATTGACAGCACTGGAAAATGTGACTTTGCCTCTGATTTTCAAGGGTGTTTCCGTAAAGGAGCGAAATGAGCAGGCAATGGAGATGCTTGAGGCGGTCGGTCTGGCGGACAGAGCAAATCACAAGCCATTTGAGATGAGCGGCGGTCAGCAGCAGCGTGTCAGCATTGCAAGAGCATTTGTTAACCGCCCGCCTGTGGTGTTTGCGGATGAGCCGACAGGCAATCTGGATACAAAAACAACCTATGAGATGATGGATTTGATTACGGGTATGGCACAGAAAAACCATCAGACACTTGTCATTGTTACCCACGATCAGGAGCTGGCAGAATATGCAGACCGCATCGTGGTGCTACAGGATGGAAAGATTGAGAAGATTCAGAAACGGATACGGGAAAAAAAGGAGAATGTGTATGAATAA
- the hflX gene encoding GTPase HflX: MAKELHELNELEERVILVAVEMDERSSRSAMDTDACLDELEELVKTAGATAVARSVQKRERIHPGHYLGTGKIEELKAMLLAYDATGIVCDDELSPAQLRNLEQMLGTKVMDRTIVILDIFAARALSGEGKIQVELAQLKYRLSRLTGMGASMSRLGGGIGTRGPGEKKLETDRRYIKERIAELNKDAQEIRTHRELLRAQRSKKGTPVISLVGYTNAGKSTILNRLSDAGVLAEDKLFATLDTTTRKIELPGGSEVFLTDTVGFIQKLPHHLVQAFRATLEELQYADILLHVVDASDANRAEHIEVVYDTLRSLGCEDTPVITVFNKMDREVELPLPMDTMARDIVQVSAQNGDGMDVLLERVEKLLQSFRKSITALVPYTEGSLIGWIHGRCEIIREEHTGEGVLLEVYVDEESANRLEKFKVNE; the protein is encoded by the coding sequence ATGGCGAAGGAGTTACACGAGCTGAATGAGCTTGAGGAGAGAGTCATTCTGGTTGCGGTGGAGATGGACGAGAGAAGCAGCCGATCTGCAATGGATACGGATGCGTGTCTGGATGAGCTGGAGGAGCTGGTAAAAACCGCAGGAGCGACGGCGGTGGCACGCTCTGTGCAGAAAAGGGAAAGGATTCACCCCGGTCATTACCTTGGCACAGGGAAAATTGAGGAGCTGAAGGCAATGCTTTTGGCGTATGATGCAACAGGGATTGTCTGCGATGATGAGCTTTCTCCCGCACAGCTGCGGAATCTGGAGCAGATGCTCGGTACAAAGGTGATGGACAGAACGATTGTGATTCTGGATATTTTTGCGGCAAGAGCCTTATCGGGCGAAGGGAAGATTCAGGTGGAACTGGCACAGCTGAAATATCGCCTTTCCCGACTGACAGGAATGGGTGCGTCTATGTCCCGTCTGGGCGGCGGCATTGGTACAAGAGGCCCCGGGGAAAAGAAGCTGGAAACAGACAGACGCTACATCAAGGAGCGAATTGCGGAGCTGAATAAGGATGCGCAGGAAATTCGCACACACAGAGAGCTGCTTCGTGCGCAGAGAAGCAAAAAGGGGACACCTGTGATTTCTCTGGTGGGCTATACGAACGCAGGGAAATCCACGATTCTGAACCGACTTTCCGATGCAGGCGTTCTGGCGGAGGATAAGCTTTTTGCCACGCTGGATACAACCACAAGAAAAATTGAACTGCCGGGCGGCTCGGAGGTTTTTCTGACGGATACGGTAGGCTTTATTCAGAAGCTGCCGCATCATCTGGTGCAGGCGTTCCGTGCAACACTGGAGGAATTGCAGTATGCAGATATTCTGCTGCATGTTGTAGATGCTTCGGATGCAAACCGGGCGGAGCATATCGAGGTGGTATATGATACGCTGCGGTCGCTTGGGTGTGAGGATACTCCTGTGATTACGGTCTTTAATAAGATGGACAGAGAGGTGGAGCTGCCCTTGCCGATGGATACCATGGCGAGAGATATCGTGCAGGTTTCTGCACAGAATGGGGACGGCATGGATGTGCTTTTGGAGCGGGTGGAAAAGCTGCTGCAAAGCTTCCGCAAATCCATTACGGCGCTTGTGCCTTACACAGAGGGCAGCTTAATCGGGTGGATTCACGGCAGATGCGAAATTATCCGCGAGGAACACACAGGCGAGGGTGTTCTGCTGGAGGTTTATGTGGATGAGGAATCTGCCAACAGACTGGAAAAATTTAAAGTGAATGAATAA
- the dapF gene encoding diaminopimelate epimerase yields the protein MRFTKMQGCGNDYIYINCFKEKVENPEKLAIAMSERHFGVGSDGLVLIMPSEAADFRMRMFNLDGSEGKMCGNASRCVGKYVYERGLTEKTTVALETLGGIKILQLHVKDGIVESVTVDMGEPVLEAAEIPVLSDKHPVIGETVEILDRKFDFTCVSMGNPHAVTFVENVMEYPIEKYGRVSECHPIFPDRVNTEFVEIVDDSHVKMRVWERGSGETWACGTGASATAVACVLNGKTDRKVDVELIGGTLTIEWNAEDNHVYMTGPAEFSFDGEWLREV from the coding sequence ATGCGTTTTACAAAAATGCAGGGCTGTGGGAATGACTATATTTACATAAACTGCTTCAAAGAAAAGGTGGAAAATCCCGAAAAGCTGGCAATCGCCATGAGTGAGCGCCATTTTGGGGTTGGTTCTGACGGGCTGGTGCTGATTATGCCTTCCGAAGCTGCGGATTTCCGCATGAGAATGTTTAATCTGGATGGCTCGGAGGGGAAAATGTGCGGCAACGCTTCTCGTTGTGTCGGCAAATATGTTTACGAAAGAGGACTGACGGAGAAAACAACGGTGGCACTGGAAACATTGGGCGGCATCAAGATTTTGCAGCTGCATGTAAAGGATGGCATTGTGGAAAGCGTAACTGTGGACATGGGTGAGCCTGTGCTGGAGGCGGCAGAAATCCCCGTTCTGAGCGACAAGCATCCTGTTATCGGTGAAACAGTGGAAATTCTGGATCGGAAATTTGATTTTACCTGCGTTTCCATGGGAAATCCTCATGCGGTTACCTTTGTGGAAAACGTGATGGAATACCCCATTGAGAAATACGGCAGAGTATCCGAATGCCATCCCATTTTCCCCGACAGGGTGAATACGGAATTTGTGGAAATCGTGGATGACAGCCATGTGAAGATGCGTGTCTGGGAGCGCGGCAGCGGCGAAACATGGGCATGCGGCACAGGAGCGAGCGCAACGGCGGTAGCCTGCGTGCTGAACGGCAAAACAGACAGAAAAGTAGATGTAGAATTGATTGGCGGCACATTGACCATTGAATGGAATGCAGAGGACAACCATGTTTATATGACGGGGCCTGCGGAGTTTTCCTTCGATGGGGAATGGCTGCGGGAGGTATAA
- a CDS encoding DUF378 domain-containing protein, whose product MKATNIIALTLVVIGALNWGLIGFFGFDLVTTLFHGSLFWLARVIFALVGLSGLWCLTLYHNVGQEPQMKMTKQ is encoded by the coding sequence ATGAAAGCAACAAATATAATTGCGCTGACCTTAGTGGTTATCGGTGCGCTGAACTGGGGATTGATTGGATTTTTTGGCTTCGATTTAGTCACAACCCTGTTCCATGGAAGCCTGTTCTGGCTGGCAAGAGTGATTTTTGCGCTGGTCGGCTTGTCCGGTCTGTGGTGCCTGACGCTGTATCATAATGTTGGGCAGGAGCCGCAGATGAAAATGACAAAGCAATAA
- a CDS encoding M16 family metallopeptidase: protein MVTIRTLDNGIKVALESISYVRSISFGIWVKNGSRNELPQENGVSHYIEHMMFKGTKSRTARQIAEEMDALGGQINAYTTKEYTCYHTRVLDKHIDRALDVMSDMLLHPLIAQEEVQKERNVITEEIYMYDDAPEELVHDALQDAIWRDTSLGMPILGTEETIAAFDADFIRAYYERNYHQENIVLSVAGNFEEEEMLGKLNEKLGGWKRETPFVQHDTHAAYQISCVEKEKDIEQVHVCLAFPGLTREHPQKYALAIFNTLFGGGMSSRLFQKIREENGLTYSIYSYTTAFADTGVFTICASMNPNQTERVFELIAEELKEVTAEAFPEQLIAVTKEQMISNFIIGTESTLNRMTSAGASLLLRGEVQETEEVIAKIEAVTAADVLATARAVLDTEKISYSAVGNLKGNDFGALVEKFFK, encoded by the coding sequence ATGGTTACAATCAGAACACTGGACAACGGCATAAAGGTCGCACTGGAATCCATTTCCTATGTCCGCAGCATTTCCTTCGGGATTTGGGTGAAAAACGGCTCCCGAAATGAACTGCCGCAGGAAAACGGCGTGTCGCATTATATTGAGCATATGATGTTCAAGGGGACGAAAAGCCGCACGGCAAGGCAGATTGCGGAGGAAATGGATGCGCTCGGCGGGCAGATTAACGCATATACCACGAAGGAATATACCTGCTATCATACCCGTGTGCTGGATAAGCATATTGACCGCGCACTGGATGTGATGAGTGATATGCTGCTGCATCCCTTGATTGCACAGGAGGAGGTGCAGAAGGAGCGCAATGTCATTACAGAGGAAATTTATATGTACGACGATGCGCCGGAGGAGCTGGTGCATGATGCCTTGCAGGATGCCATCTGGCGTGATACCTCCCTGGGGATGCCGATTCTGGGGACGGAGGAAACAATTGCTGCCTTTGATGCGGATTTCATTCGGGCGTATTATGAACGGAATTATCATCAGGAAAATATCGTGCTTTCTGTGGCAGGAAATTTCGAGGAGGAGGAAATGCTTGGGAAGCTGAATGAAAAGCTGGGCGGATGGAAACGGGAAACGCCCTTTGTGCAGCATGATACCCATGCGGCGTATCAGATTTCCTGCGTGGAGAAGGAAAAGGACATTGAGCAGGTGCATGTCTGCCTTGCCTTTCCCGGACTGACCAGAGAGCATCCGCAGAAATATGCACTGGCAATTTTCAATACGCTTTTCGGCGGCGGCATGAGCTCGCGCCTGTTTCAGAAAATTCGAGAGGAAAACGGGCTGACCTATTCCATCTACAGCTATACGACTGCCTTTGCGGATACGGGCGTTTTCACGATTTGCGCGAGCATGAACCCCAATCAGACGGAGCGGGTGTTTGAGCTGATTGCAGAGGAGCTGAAGGAGGTGACAGCGGAAGCCTTCCCGGAACAGCTGATTGCGGTGACGAAGGAGCAAATGATTTCCAATTTCATCATCGGGACGGAAAGCACGCTGAACCGCATGACCTCGGCGGGGGCATCTCTGCTTCTGCGCGGAGAGGTGCAGGAAACAGAGGAAGTGATTGCAAAAATCGAGGCAGTGACGGCGGCGGATGTGCTTGCGACGGCGAGAGCAGTGCTCGACACTGAGAAAATCAGCTATTCCGCAGTGGGCAACCTGAAGGGAAATGACTTCGGCGCGCTGGTGGAAAAGTTTTTTAAATAA
- a CDS encoding polyribonucleotide nucleotidyltransferase, whose product MFRSYSMELAGRTLTAEIGRVAEQANGACLMRYGDTTVLVTATASDKPREGIDFFPLSIDYEERLYSVGKIPGGFIKREGRPSEKAVLTARCIDRPLRPLFPKDYRNDVAIVATVMSVDQDCAPEVLAMIGASLALNISDIPFTDPVSSVNIGYCDGALVVNPTAAQRETTRLNLTVSSKEDKVMMIEAGADEIPDALMMEAIHLAFDTNLQVVKFIQEITAKEGKEKAPYTEYVIPEDAYQLVTGFITDARMEDAVFAELKQDRDAKIKALTEEVTEALTEQLTAMVGEETDIDALIGDIIYKFQKMTVRRMILRDHKRPDGRGIEEIRKLSAEVDVLPRVHGSALFSRGQTQALTVTTLGAISEGQRLDGLDTNETGKRYIHHYNFPGFSVGEAKTSRGPGRREIGHGALGERALLPVIPSEEEFPYAIRLVSDILSSNGSTSQASICGSTLSLMAAGVPIKRPVAGISVGLVTGENDDDFIEITDIQGVEDFFGDMDFKVAGTSEGITAIQMDMKIHGLTFPMIEQAFAQTGRARDYILNEVMLKAIAEPRKELSPYAPKIAQMQIDVEKIAEVIGARGKVIKKIVEESGCEIDTEDDGIIYIKGIDPAGIQMAKDMITAIVSDPEPGTIYQGTITRLMAFGAFVEIAPGKEGLIHISKISNKRVAKVEDVLAVGDKVSVKLMEIDKQGRLNFSMKDAMEAEENK is encoded by the coding sequence ATGTTTAGAAGCTATTCCATGGAACTGGCAGGCAGAACACTGACAGCTGAAATCGGCAGAGTGGCAGAGCAGGCAAACGGCGCATGCCTGATGCGTTACGGCGATACAACCGTTCTGGTAACGGCAACTGCATCCGATAAGCCCAGAGAAGGGATTGATTTCTTCCCTTTGAGCATTGATTACGAAGAAAGACTGTATTCCGTTGGTAAAATTCCCGGCGGCTTTATCAAAAGAGAGGGCAGACCCTCCGAAAAGGCGGTTCTGACAGCAAGATGTATCGACAGACCTCTGCGTCCGCTGTTCCCCAAGGATTACAGAAATGACGTTGCTATCGTTGCAACCGTTATGTCCGTAGATCAGGACTGCGCACCTGAGGTGCTGGCAATGATTGGTGCATCCCTTGCGCTGAATATTTCCGATATTCCCTTTACAGATCCCGTATCCTCCGTCAATATCGGCTACTGTGACGGCGCACTGGTGGTAAACCCCACTGCGGCACAGAGAGAAACAACCAGACTGAACCTGACCGTTTCCTCCAAGGAAGATAAGGTTATGATGATTGAAGCAGGCGCGGACGAAATTCCCGATGCACTGATGATGGAGGCAATTCATCTTGCATTTGATACCAACCTGCAGGTTGTGAAATTCATTCAGGAAATCACAGCAAAAGAGGGTAAGGAAAAAGCACCCTACACAGAATATGTAATTCCCGAAGACGCATATCAGTTGGTAACAGGCTTTATCACAGACGCAAGAATGGAGGATGCCGTTTTTGCGGAGCTGAAGCAGGACAGAGATGCAAAGATTAAGGCGCTGACCGAGGAGGTTACAGAAGCACTGACAGAGCAGCTGACAGCAATGGTTGGCGAAGAAACGGATATCGACGCACTGATTGGCGATATTATTTATAAATTCCAGAAAATGACGGTAAGAAGAATGATTCTGAGAGACCACAAGCGCCCCGACGGTCGTGGCATTGAAGAAATCAGAAAGCTGTCCGCAGAGGTAGACGTTCTGCCTCGTGTGCATGGCTCCGCGCTGTTCTCCAGAGGACAGACACAGGCATTGACCGTAACCACATTGGGGGCAATCAGCGAAGGACAGAGATTGGATGGTCTGGATACAAACGAAACAGGCAAGAGATACATCCATCACTATAACTTCCCCGGCTTCTCCGTAGGCGAAGCAAAAACCTCCAGAGGTCCCGGCAGACGTGAAATCGGGCATGGCGCACTGGGCGAAAGAGCATTGCTGCCCGTTATCCCCAGTGAGGAGGAATTCCCTTACGCAATCCGTCTGGTTTCCGATATTTTAAGCTCCAACGGTTCTACCTCTCAGGCATCCATCTGCGGCTCCACACTGTCCCTGATGGCGGCAGGTGTTCCCATCAAACGTCCCGTTGCAGGTATTTCCGTAGGTCTGGTAACGGGCGAAAACGATGATGATTTCATCGAAATCACAGATATTCAGGGCGTTGAGGACTTCTTTGGCGATATGGACTTTAAGGTTGCAGGGACAAGCGAGGGTATCACAGCCATCCAGATGGATATGAAGATTCATGGCTTGACCTTCCCTATGATTGAGCAGGCATTTGCGCAGACAGGCAGAGCAAGAGATTATATTCTGAATGAGGTTATGCTGAAGGCAATCGCAGAGCCCAGAAAAGAGCTTTCTCCTTATGCACCGAAGATTGCACAGATGCAGATTGATGTGGAAAAAATTGCTGAGGTTATCGGCGCAAGAGGTAAGGTTATCAAGAAGATTGTGGAGGAATCCGGCTGTGAAATCGATACAGAGGATGACGGCATCATCTACATCAAGGGCATTGACCCCGCAGGTATCCAGATGGCAAAGGATATGATTACCGCAATCGTTTCCGATCCCGAACCCGGCACGATTTATCAGGGGACTATCACAAGATTGATGGCCTTCGGCGCATTTGTGGAAATCGCACCCGGCAAGGAAGGGTTGATTCATATTTCCAAGATTTCCAACAAGCGTGTGGCAAAGGTTGAGGATGTTCTGGCTGTTGGCGATAAGGTTTCTGTGAAGCTGATGGAAATTGACAAGCAGGGCAGACTGAACTTCTCCATGAAGGATGCCATGGAAGCAGAAGAAAACAAATAA
- the rpsO gene encoding 30S ribosomal protein S15 → MAATINKQEIIAKYGRTPNDTGSPEVQIALLTARISLLTDHLKMHKKDHHSRRGLLKMVGQRRGLLNYLKEIDIERYRAIIAELGLRK, encoded by the coding sequence ATGGCAGCAACAATCAACAAACAGGAAATCATCGCAAAATATGGCAGAACACCTAACGACACAGGTTCTCCCGAAGTTCAGATCGCACTGCTGACAGCAAGAATCTCTCTGCTGACAGACCACCTGAAAATGCACAAGAAGGATCACCACTCCAGACGTGGTCTGCTGAAAATGGTTGGTCAGAGAAGAGGTCTGCTGAACTACCTGAAGGAAATCGATATCGAAAGATACCGTGCAATCATTGCAGAACTGGGTCTGAGAAAGTAA
- a CDS encoding bifunctional riboflavin kinase/FAD synthetase translates to MEHITDTRIEQSEPTAVTLGNFDGLHQGHRSLINLTKQFAEEEGLKSVVFTFSPHPMFVFQRKEDFALIVDPSEKKFQMEQMGIDIYIEYPFDMNFAAMDPEDFAVKLIFEKLKCQVLVVGEDYRFGKGAAGNYEMLKRLGAERGIKVIGVPKVLHGDERVSSSRIRRCLLEKNLEEANQMLTVPYFILGTVKEGKKLGRTIGFPTVNIEAHPLKLFPPNGVYATKTLYKGKYYYGVTNIGKNPTVNGTVKIVETYLLDFNEMIYGEQLQTFFYKFLRSEQKFPSVEELQRQIAINAEQARAYFHSAEYAHWRSEQEK, encoded by the coding sequence ATGGAACATATTACTGACACGCGAATTGAGCAGAGCGAGCCGACGGCTGTGACTCTGGGGAACTTTGATGGTCTGCATCAGGGGCATCGTTCGCTGATCAATCTGACAAAACAATTTGCGGAGGAGGAGGGGCTGAAAAGCGTGGTGTTTACCTTCTCTCCCCACCCGATGTTTGTCTTTCAAAGAAAAGAAGATTTTGCCTTAATCGTTGACCCTTCGGAAAAGAAATTCCAGATGGAGCAGATGGGCATTGATATTTATATTGAATATCCCTTTGATATGAACTTTGCGGCAATGGACCCTGAGGACTTTGCAGTGAAGCTGATTTTTGAAAAGCTGAAATGCCAGGTGCTGGTGGTCGGGGAGGATTACCGCTTTGGCAAGGGCGCGGCAGGCAATTATGAAATGCTGAAGCGCCTTGGTGCAGAACGCGGCATTAAGGTCATCGGTGTGCCGAAGGTGCTGCATGGGGATGAGAGAGTCAGCTCCTCCCGTATCCGCAGATGCCTTCTGGAAAAGAATCTGGAAGAAGCAAACCAGATGCTGACGGTGCCTTATTTTATCCTTGGTACAGTAAAGGAAGGGAAAAAGCTGGGCAGAACCATCGGCTTCCCTACGGTAAATATCGAGGCGCATCCGCTCAAGCTGTTCCCGCCCAATGGGGTCTATGCAACAAAAACCTTATATAAGGGGAAATATTATTACGGTGTGACAAATATCGGCAAAAACCCTACCGTAAACGGCACAGTGAAGATTGTGGAAACGTATTTACTGGATTTCAATGAAATGATTTACGGCGAACAGCTACAGACATTTTTCTATAAATTCCTGCGCAGTGAACAGAAATTTCCCAGTGTGGAGGAGCTGCAAAGGCAAATTGCGATCAATGCGGAGCAGGCGAGAGCCTATTTTCACTCTGCGGAGTATGCACATTGGAGAAGCGAGCAGGAAAAATAA
- the truB gene encoding tRNA pseudouridine(55) synthase TruB has protein sequence MDGIFNIYKEKGFTSHDVVAIVRRTIHMKKVGHTGTLDPDAEGVLPVCVGKATKLSDVIMDGRKSYRAMLRLGVTTTTEDASGEVLETKAVVFDEGKIRAAVAAFIGRLEQVPPMYSAVKVNGKKLYELAREGKEIARKARTIEVYDIRIRRFLPPDRVEMDIDCSKGTYIRTLCADIGKALGCGGHMAELLRTATGSFSLENAIKLDDLKALAEQERAEDALLTMQEALRDFPVIKIAEGSTKLLYNGGKIQEKYFTKQPKALQEDEIAAVYDFENHLVGLYTLKKEETNFYIKPFKMLV, from the coding sequence TTGGACGGTATTTTCAATATTTACAAAGAAAAGGGATTCACCTCCCATGATGTGGTTGCGATTGTTCGCAGAACCATTCACATGAAAAAGGTGGGGCATACCGGCACGCTTGACCCCGATGCGGAGGGCGTTCTGCCGGTTTGCGTGGGCAAGGCAACCAAGCTTTCGGATGTCATTATGGATGGCAGAAAAAGCTACCGCGCCATGCTCCGCTTAGGCGTGACCACAACGACGGAGGACGCTTCGGGCGAGGTTCTGGAGACAAAGGCGGTTGTGTTTGATGAGGGAAAAATCCGCGCGGCTGTGGCAGCCTTTATCGGCAGACTGGAGCAGGTGCCGCCGATGTATTCCGCAGTGAAGGTGAATGGGAAAAAGCTGTATGAGCTTGCCAGAGAGGGCAAGGAGATTGCACGAAAGGCGCGCACCATTGAGGTGTATGATATTCGGATTCGCAGATTTCTGCCGCCCGACAGAGTGGAGATGGACATTGACTGCTCGAAGGGGACATATATCCGCACGCTTTGTGCCGATATCGGCAAGGCACTGGGCTGCGGCGGACACATGGCGGAATTGCTGCGGACAGCAACAGGCAGCTTTTCTCTGGAAAACGCCATAAAGCTGGATGATTTGAAGGCACTGGCGGAGCAGGAGAGAGCAGAGGATGCCCTGCTGACGATGCAGGAGGCGCTGAGAGACTTTCCCGTGATAAAAATTGCGGAGGGCTCGACCAAGCTGCTCTATAACGGCGGAAAAATACAGGAAAAATATTTTACGAAGCAGCCGAAGGCATTGCAGGAGGATGAAATCGCAGCGGTTTACGATTTTGAGAATCACCTTGTTGGACTGTATACACTGAAAAAAGAAGAAACGAATTTTTACATCAAACCGTTTAAAATGCTGGTATAA